The following coding sequences are from one Myxococcus guangdongensis window:
- a CDS encoding Stp1/IreP family PP2C-type Ser/Thr phosphatase, protein MRIEVAGSTHVGMKRNHNEDNFLMLPEEHLFIVADGMGGHSSGEIASQIAVRELGEFYQMTSRDQDSTWPFKMDKQRNYDENRLATGIKLANARIYEKASSESKYKGMGTTIVSVHFASDVAYVGHVGDSRVYFFRSGALKQITEDHSLLNDYLKAKKLSPEEVENFPHKNVIVRALGMKENVQVDVSRVEPQPGDVFLLCSDGLSGMVTDAQMQEILGRTPELDKACSQLIDMANAAGGNDNVTCVLARYHPA, encoded by the coding sequence ATGCGCATCGAGGTAGCCGGCAGCACCCACGTCGGGATGAAGCGGAATCACAACGAGGACAACTTCCTCATGCTGCCCGAGGAGCACCTCTTCATCGTCGCGGATGGAATGGGTGGCCACTCCTCTGGAGAGATTGCCAGCCAGATCGCCGTGCGCGAGCTGGGTGAGTTCTACCAGATGACGTCCCGGGACCAGGACAGCACCTGGCCCTTCAAGATGGACAAGCAGCGCAACTATGACGAGAACCGGCTGGCCACCGGCATCAAGCTCGCCAACGCGCGCATCTACGAGAAGGCCAGCAGCGAGTCGAAGTACAAGGGCATGGGGACGACCATCGTCAGCGTGCACTTCGCCAGCGACGTGGCCTACGTCGGGCACGTGGGCGACAGCCGCGTGTACTTCTTCCGCTCCGGCGCCCTCAAGCAGATCACCGAGGACCACTCGCTGCTCAACGACTACCTCAAGGCGAAGAAGCTCTCGCCCGAGGAGGTGGAGAACTTCCCGCACAAGAACGTCATCGTGCGCGCGCTGGGCATGAAGGAGAACGTCCAGGTGGACGTCTCCCGCGTGGAGCCCCAGCCGGGCGATGTCTTCCTGCTGTGCTCGGACGGCCTGAGCGGCATGGTCACCGACGCGCAGATGCAGGAGATCCTCGGGCGCACGCCGGAGCTGGACAAGGCGTGCTCCCAGCTCATCGACATGGCCAACGCCGCGGGCGGCAACGACAACGTCACCTGCGTGCTCGCCCGCTACCACCCGGCCTGA
- a CDS encoding nucleotidyltransferase family protein: MKAMVLCAGLGTRLRPLTERWPKPALPLLGQPLLRYHLAVLKAAGVTAVGINTHHLPDTMEAVAREECARAGLPLHVVREPVIQGTGGGIRGLRDFLSDGDFLVFNGDILYPVDLRPVVAMHQASGALATMVLQPMPEGEKYAAVELDGAGQVQRIAGHGPGGEGLTPWHFTGVHVMSPRVFDFMSAQGPEDINREVYARAMTAGQVVRGVRVDGYWSDLGTPSRYLATVRDVLAGQVRLEWLGAASPLAGTVRGPGASWAHPEADVRAARVEGPAYFERGVSLAEGVVVGAGVSLGAEVKVGAGAQLRRAAVFEATEIAPGETLEEVLAWTQHRIPAPLTGR, from the coding sequence ATGAAGGCGATGGTCCTCTGCGCGGGGCTGGGCACGCGGCTGCGTCCGCTGACGGAGCGCTGGCCCAAGCCCGCGCTGCCGCTGTTGGGGCAGCCGCTGCTCCGCTACCACCTGGCGGTGCTGAAGGCCGCGGGCGTGACGGCGGTGGGCATCAACACGCACCACCTGCCGGACACGATGGAGGCGGTGGCGCGCGAGGAGTGCGCGCGCGCGGGGCTGCCGCTGCACGTGGTGCGCGAGCCCGTCATCCAGGGCACGGGTGGCGGCATCCGGGGCCTGAGGGACTTCCTCTCCGACGGGGACTTCCTCGTCTTCAACGGGGACATCCTCTACCCGGTGGACCTGCGGCCCGTGGTCGCCATGCACCAGGCGTCCGGTGCGCTGGCGACCATGGTGTTGCAGCCGATGCCGGAGGGGGAGAAGTACGCGGCGGTGGAGCTGGACGGCGCGGGGCAGGTCCAGCGCATCGCGGGCCATGGTCCCGGAGGCGAGGGCCTGACGCCGTGGCACTTCACCGGCGTGCACGTGATGTCTCCGCGCGTCTTCGACTTCATGAGCGCGCAGGGGCCCGAGGACATCAACCGGGAGGTCTACGCGCGCGCGATGACGGCGGGGCAGGTCGTGCGGGGCGTCCGCGTGGATGGGTACTGGTCCGACCTGGGGACGCCGTCGCGCTATCTGGCCACGGTGCGAGACGTGCTCGCGGGGCAGGTGCGGCTGGAGTGGCTGGGCGCGGCCTCGCCGCTCGCGGGGACGGTGCGGGGGCCGGGCGCGTCGTGGGCGCATCCGGAGGCGGACGTGCGCGCCGCCCGGGTGGAGGGGCCCGCGTACTTCGAGCGGGGCGTGTCGCTCGCGGAGGGCGTCGTCGTGGGCGCGGGTGTGTCGCTCGGCGCCGAGGTGAAGGTGGGCGCGGGGGCACAGCTCCGCCGCGCCGCCGTGTTCGAGGCGACGGAGATTGCCCCGGGCGAGACGCTCGAGGAGGTCCTCGCCTGGACGCAGCACCGGATTCCCGCGCCGCTCACCGGGCGCTGA
- a CDS encoding aminoglycoside phosphotransferase family protein, translated as MELEAALRDQVGQAIGRPVPQAPIKKLKGDASNRSYYRVGAPPESWVVMEMPLDAKKKSEEATKGEPPKELPFVNVHRYLEKLGVRVPRILRYDEPAGMMVLEDLSDITFESALEGGKHREALYTRAVDLLAKLRAQAEKHQDPDCLAFTRAFDEDLYDWELHHFREWGLEAWSGKQPTADERAELDAIFRDIAKQLAAAPRGFTHRDYQSRNIMVKEGELVVIDFQDALQGPRQYDLVALLRDSYVELDRAFVDSMLDRYIATFQQETGERIDPVAFKAFFDLLTVQRKLKDAGRFEFINRVKGNPGFLVSIPASLRYVREALRHRPELARLQALVAKYVPELAA; from the coding sequence ATGGAACTCGAGGCCGCCCTGCGCGACCAGGTGGGACAGGCCATTGGCCGTCCCGTACCCCAGGCTCCCATCAAGAAGCTGAAGGGAGACGCGAGCAACCGCTCGTACTACCGCGTCGGCGCCCCCCCGGAGAGCTGGGTGGTGATGGAGATGCCGCTGGACGCGAAGAAGAAGAGCGAGGAGGCCACCAAGGGTGAGCCGCCCAAGGAGCTGCCCTTCGTCAACGTGCACCGCTACCTGGAGAAGCTGGGCGTGCGCGTGCCGCGAATCCTGCGCTACGACGAGCCGGCGGGGATGATGGTGCTCGAGGACCTGAGCGACATCACCTTCGAGTCCGCGCTGGAGGGCGGCAAGCACCGCGAGGCGCTCTACACCCGCGCGGTGGACCTGCTGGCGAAGCTGCGCGCCCAGGCGGAGAAGCACCAGGACCCGGACTGCCTGGCCTTCACGCGCGCGTTCGACGAGGACCTGTACGACTGGGAGCTGCACCACTTCCGCGAGTGGGGCCTGGAGGCGTGGAGCGGCAAGCAGCCCACGGCCGACGAGCGCGCCGAACTGGACGCCATCTTCCGCGACATCGCCAAGCAGCTGGCCGCCGCGCCCCGAGGCTTCACGCACCGCGACTACCAGAGCCGCAACATCATGGTGAAGGAGGGCGAGCTGGTGGTCATCGACTTCCAGGACGCGCTCCAGGGCCCGCGCCAGTACGACCTGGTGGCGCTGCTGCGCGACAGCTACGTGGAGCTGGACCGCGCGTTCGTGGATTCGATGCTGGACCGCTACATCGCCACGTTCCAGCAGGAGACGGGCGAGCGCATCGACCCGGTGGCGTTCAAGGCGTTCTTCGATTTGCTCACCGTGCAGCGCAAGCTGAAGGACGCGGGGCGCTTCGAGTTCATCAACCGCGTGAAGGGCAACCCGGGCTTCCTGGTGTCCATCCCGGCGTCGCTGCGCTACGTGCGCGAGGCGCTGCGGCACCGTCCTGAGCTCGCGAGGCTGCAGGCGCTGGTGGCGAAGTACGTCCCGGAGCTGGCCGCCTGA
- a CDS encoding DUF192 domain-containing protein, giving the protein MRWKVTNETRQRPLADRAEKATSFAHRFKGLMGRTELAVGEGLHIQPCNSIHTFFMRIPIDVAFLDAQGRIVKQMMALPPWRATSVYLQARSVLELPAGVLAASGTQEGDRLSFEPASPPPMSPG; this is encoded by the coding sequence ATGCGCTGGAAGGTGACCAACGAGACGCGGCAGAGGCCGCTGGCGGACCGGGCGGAGAAGGCCACGTCCTTCGCCCACCGCTTCAAGGGGTTGATGGGCCGCACCGAGCTCGCCGTGGGCGAGGGCCTCCACATCCAGCCCTGTAACTCCATCCACACGTTCTTCATGCGCATTCCCATCGACGTCGCCTTCCTGGACGCCCAGGGGCGCATCGTCAAGCAGATGATGGCCCTGCCTCCCTGGCGGGCGACCTCCGTGTACCTCCAGGCACGCTCCGTGCTGGAGTTGCCCGCGGGCGTGCTCGCCGCCAGCGGCACCCAGGAAGGGGACCGCTTGAGCTTCGAGCCTGCCTCCCCACCCCCGATGTCCCCTGGCTGA
- a CDS encoding pyridoxal-phosphate dependent enzyme, whose product MDIHDNILSAIGNTPLVKLNKLVGPNDATVLVKCEFMNPGASIKDRMALYIIEKAEREGKLKPGGTIVENTSGNTGMGVALAAAVKGYKCIFTMPDKMSLEKINRLKALGAQVVVTPTNVPAEDPRSYYETAKRLHRETPGAFMLNQYHNPDNIEAHYSLTGPEILEQTGGKVDYFVSGLGTGGTMSGAGKFLKEKIPGLKNVGVDPEGSVYEGYFKTGKLTEPHVYKVEGIGEDMLCGAMDFKVVDDVRQVDDRQCFAAARRLAREEGIFAGGSSGAAVHVAVQLAKEVGKGKTIVVVLPDSGSSYISKFHSDEWMRDNGFAEDKGTGTVRDILGSKQRDVKTARKGDRVDQVVETMRGHGISQMPVVTEDGRAVGMVHEYDLLNALVAGKVKFADSIDAIVAPLQGALSLDTSIARLREVFAQDNVAVVKDGEKVVAIVTKIDLIDFLHRTAA is encoded by the coding sequence ATGGACATCCACGACAACATCCTCAGCGCGATTGGCAACACGCCGCTCGTCAAACTCAACAAGCTCGTCGGTCCCAACGACGCGACGGTGCTCGTCAAGTGCGAGTTCATGAACCCCGGCGCGTCCATCAAGGACCGCATGGCGCTGTACATCATCGAGAAGGCCGAGCGGGAGGGGAAGCTCAAGCCCGGCGGCACCATCGTGGAGAACACGTCCGGCAACACCGGCATGGGCGTGGCGCTGGCGGCGGCGGTGAAGGGCTACAAGTGCATCTTCACCATGCCGGACAAGATGTCCCTGGAGAAGATCAACCGCCTGAAGGCGCTGGGCGCGCAGGTGGTGGTGACGCCGACGAACGTGCCGGCCGAGGACCCGCGCAGCTATTACGAGACCGCCAAGCGCCTGCACCGCGAGACGCCGGGCGCGTTCATGCTGAACCAGTACCACAACCCCGACAACATCGAGGCGCACTACTCCCTCACCGGCCCGGAGATCCTCGAGCAGACGGGCGGCAAGGTGGACTACTTCGTCTCCGGCCTGGGCACCGGCGGGACGATGAGCGGCGCGGGCAAGTTCCTCAAGGAGAAGATTCCGGGCCTGAAGAACGTGGGCGTGGACCCCGAGGGCTCCGTCTACGAGGGCTACTTCAAGACGGGCAAGCTGACCGAGCCGCACGTCTACAAGGTGGAAGGCATCGGCGAGGACATGCTGTGCGGCGCCATGGACTTCAAGGTCGTGGACGACGTGCGCCAGGTCGATGACCGCCAGTGCTTCGCCGCCGCCCGCCGGCTCGCGCGCGAGGAGGGCATCTTCGCGGGTGGCTCCTCCGGCGCCGCGGTGCACGTGGCCGTGCAGCTGGCGAAGGAAGTGGGCAAGGGGAAGACCATCGTCGTGGTGCTGCCCGACTCCGGCAGCAGCTACATCAGCAAGTTCCACTCGGACGAGTGGATGCGCGACAACGGCTTCGCCGAGGACAAGGGCACGGGCACCGTGCGCGACATCCTGGGCAGCAAGCAGCGCGACGTGAAGACGGCGCGCAAGGGCGACCGGGTGGACCAGGTCGTGGAGACGATGCGCGGCCATGGCATCAGCCAGATGCCGGTCGTCACCGAGGACGGCCGCGCGGTGGGCATGGTGCACGAGTACGACTTGCTCAACGCGCTGGTCGCCGGGAAGGTGAAGTTCGCCGACAGCATCGACGCCATCGTCGCGCCGCTGCAGGGCGCGCTGTCGCTGGACACGAGCATCGCGCGGCTGCGCGAGGTCTTCGCGCAGGACAACGTGGCCGTCGTGAAGGATGGCGAGAAGGTGGTCGCCATCGTCACGAAGATCGACCTCATCGACTTCCTGCACCGCACCGCGGCCTGA
- the treZ gene encoding malto-oligosyltrehalose trehalohydrolase translates to MTWRGTLGARPVGPGGTHFRVWAPRRRMVEVAVQGAARPLALTRDARGYFEGVHPVSVGALYKYRLDDREEFPDPASRFQPDGPHGHSEVVDPWTHAWSDGDWKGLASMRGQVLYELHVGTFTPEGTYEAAREKLSLLAELGITCLELMPLHTCPGRFNWGYDGAQLFAPTPAYGRPESLRAFVEAAHRLGLGVVLDVVYNHLGPDGNYLAQYAPGYFTKKYPNEWGEPTNFDDGEDAGPCRDFFVENACAWMAEYHFDGLRLDATQSLYDDGPRHIVQVITQAAREAAGGRAVLIIAENEPQDARCVRVPEQGGWGADGLWVDDFHHSARVAATGRAEAYLQDYRGNAQELLSCVLRNSLYQGQYYRWQKKARGGPLWRVPASACVFYLQNHDQLANMLGGHRLHHVGGERRARVLTTLWLLSPQTPLFFMGQEWFADSPFHYFVDHKPELQAVVRQGRDAFIGQFESARHALEREGYEEPLDERAFHRSRLDWSERERRVGPLTLHRELLRLRREDPVLARQEGGQLMGAVLSESAFLLRYLGSEAEGDRLLLVNLGSELELSPCPEPLLAPPRDEGWRIGLSSEEVRFGGTGSCSLDSLRVETSWRVPGMTALWMTSTRERRTRPGPRMAG, encoded by the coding sequence ATGACGTGGCGAGGGACGTTGGGAGCCAGGCCCGTGGGGCCGGGCGGCACGCACTTTCGAGTCTGGGCGCCCCGCCGTCGCATGGTCGAGGTCGCCGTCCAGGGCGCGGCGCGTCCGCTGGCCCTCACCCGGGATGCGCGAGGCTACTTCGAGGGCGTCCATCCCGTGTCGGTGGGCGCGCTGTACAAGTATCGGCTCGATGATCGCGAGGAGTTCCCCGACCCCGCGTCGCGCTTCCAGCCCGACGGGCCGCACGGACACAGCGAGGTGGTGGACCCGTGGACGCACGCATGGAGCGACGGCGACTGGAAGGGGCTCGCCTCCATGCGAGGCCAGGTGCTGTACGAGCTGCACGTGGGCACCTTCACGCCCGAGGGCACCTACGAGGCGGCCCGCGAGAAGCTGTCCCTGCTCGCGGAGCTGGGCATCACCTGCCTGGAGCTGATGCCGCTGCACACGTGTCCTGGCCGCTTCAACTGGGGTTATGACGGCGCGCAGCTCTTCGCGCCCACTCCCGCCTACGGTCGCCCCGAGTCGCTGCGAGCCTTCGTGGAGGCCGCGCACCGGCTGGGCCTCGGCGTGGTGCTGGACGTCGTCTACAACCACCTGGGCCCGGACGGGAACTACCTGGCCCAGTACGCCCCTGGCTACTTCACGAAGAAGTACCCGAACGAGTGGGGCGAGCCGACGAACTTCGATGACGGCGAGGACGCGGGGCCCTGCCGCGATTTCTTCGTCGAGAACGCCTGCGCGTGGATGGCCGAGTACCACTTCGATGGCTTGCGCCTGGACGCGACGCAGAGCCTCTATGACGACGGGCCCCGGCACATCGTCCAGGTCATCACCCAGGCCGCGCGCGAGGCGGCGGGTGGACGCGCCGTGCTCATCATCGCGGAGAACGAACCCCAGGATGCGCGGTGCGTCCGCGTGCCCGAGCAGGGCGGCTGGGGCGCGGATGGGCTCTGGGTGGATGACTTCCACCACTCGGCCCGCGTCGCGGCCACCGGGCGCGCCGAGGCGTACCTGCAGGACTACCGCGGCAACGCGCAGGAGCTCCTGTCGTGCGTGCTGCGCAACTCCCTCTACCAGGGCCAGTACTACCGCTGGCAGAAGAAGGCCCGCGGCGGTCCTCTCTGGCGCGTGCCCGCGAGCGCGTGTGTCTTCTACCTCCAGAATCACGACCAGCTCGCCAACATGCTCGGAGGCCACCGGCTGCACCACGTCGGCGGCGAGCGTCGCGCGCGGGTGCTCACCACGCTGTGGCTCCTGTCGCCCCAGACGCCCCTGTTCTTCATGGGCCAGGAGTGGTTCGCCGACTCCCCGTTCCATTACTTCGTGGACCACAAGCCGGAGCTGCAGGCGGTGGTGCGCCAGGGACGCGACGCGTTCATCGGCCAGTTCGAGAGCGCGCGCCACGCCCTCGAGCGCGAGGGGTACGAGGAGCCCCTGGATGAGCGCGCCTTCCACCGCTCCCGACTCGACTGGAGTGAGCGGGAGCGACGCGTGGGGCCGCTCACGTTGCACCGCGAGCTCTTGCGCCTGCGCCGCGAGGACCCGGTGCTCGCCCGGCAGGAGGGGGGCCAGCTGATGGGGGCCGTCCTCTCCGAGAGCGCCTTCCTGCTGCGCTACCTGGGAAGCGAGGCGGAGGGGGACCGTCTGTTGCTCGTCAACCTGGGGAGCGAGCTGGAGCTGTCTCCTTGTCCCGAGCCATTGTTGGCCCCGCCCCGGGATGAAGGGTGGCGTATCGGACTGTCCAGTGAAGAGGTTCGATTCGGAGGGACAGGCTCTTGCTCACTGGATTCACTGAGGGTCGAGACGTCGTGGCGCGTGCCGGGGATGACCGCCCTGTGGATGACGAGCACCCGGGAGCGCAGGACCCGCCCCGGGCCTCGGATGGCAGGATGA
- a CDS encoding tRNA (cytidine(34)-2'-O)-methyltransferase: MLEPLARPLHLVLVSPQIPPNTGNVARLCAVTGCRLILVEPLGFSIDDRQLKRAGLDYWDKVFLRLYPTYAAYVEAYPEARRWLFSARAQTSLFEARFEAGDHLVFGSEVTGLVPEVMEGGTGTAVTIPMLEGVRSMNLSTAVGVGTYEALRQVCFSGVGRRAPSAS, encoded by the coding sequence ATGCTCGAGCCCCTGGCGCGTCCTCTGCATCTGGTCCTGGTCTCTCCCCAGATTCCCCCCAACACGGGCAACGTGGCCCGGCTGTGCGCGGTGACGGGCTGCCGGCTCATCCTGGTGGAGCCCCTGGGGTTCTCCATCGATGACCGCCAGCTCAAGCGGGCGGGGTTGGACTACTGGGACAAGGTATTTCTCCGCCTGTATCCAACGTATGCGGCCTACGTGGAGGCGTATCCGGAGGCGCGGCGGTGGTTGTTCTCGGCGCGGGCCCAGACGTCGTTGTTCGAGGCGCGGTTCGAGGCGGGGGACCACCTGGTGTTCGGCTCGGAGGTGACGGGGTTGGTGCCGGAGGTGATGGAGGGGGGGACGGGGACGGCGGTGACGATTCCGATGTTGGAGGGGGTGCGGAGCATGAACCTGTCCACGGCGGTGGGGGTGGGGACGTATGAGGCCCTGCGACAGGTCTGTTTCAGCGGGGTGGGCAGGCGGGCACCCTCGGCAAGTTGA
- a CDS encoding AlkA N-terminal domain-containing protein — MDLLDTDACYRALQSRDARFDGRLFVGVTSTGIYCRPVCPARTPKQENCRFHASAAAAQEEGFRPCLRCRPETAPDLASWRGTSNTVSRALALIAEGALDGGEAGVDALAERLGVGDRQLRRLFKQHLGATPVAVAQTRRVLFAKQLIQETGMPLSQVALASGFGSIRRFNETFQALYQRPPGALRRKSMTEEPADAGVTLRLRYRPPYDWAAMLAYLSARAIEGVERVHGASYQRTVSQDGAVGTVEVSHEPGRNNLVVRIRFARVQALPAIVARVRRVFDVGADIEAIGEHLSKDPFLASLVAQRPGLRAPGAWDGFELAVRAILGQQVTVTAARGLAGRLVALCAEASVEGLPSGLTRVFPSPESVARADLSTLGMPSARKATLKAMAEAALADPLLFQPFGTVEEGIARLRSIRGVGEWTAQYIALRALRETDAFPASDVALLRSAATHEGARPTPEALLRRAEPWRPWRAYAAQHLWAADPGPRPRLPEVRHG, encoded by the coding sequence ATGGACCTGCTCGACACAGACGCTTGCTACCGCGCGCTCCAGTCGCGGGATGCCCGCTTCGACGGCCGACTCTTCGTCGGGGTGACGTCCACCGGCATCTACTGCCGCCCCGTCTGCCCTGCTCGCACGCCGAAGCAGGAGAACTGCCGCTTCCACGCGTCGGCCGCCGCCGCGCAGGAGGAGGGCTTCCGGCCGTGCCTGCGCTGCCGCCCGGAGACGGCGCCAGACCTGGCCTCGTGGCGGGGCACGTCCAACACCGTGTCGCGCGCGCTCGCGCTCATCGCGGAGGGCGCGCTGGACGGAGGCGAGGCGGGCGTGGACGCGCTCGCCGAGCGGCTGGGCGTGGGCGACCGGCAGCTGCGCCGCCTGTTCAAGCAGCACCTGGGCGCGACGCCGGTGGCCGTGGCGCAGACGCGGCGCGTGCTCTTCGCCAAGCAGCTCATCCAGGAGACCGGGATGCCGCTGTCGCAGGTGGCGCTGGCCTCGGGCTTCGGAAGCATCCGCCGCTTCAACGAGACCTTCCAGGCGCTCTACCAGCGGCCGCCGGGCGCGCTGCGCCGCAAGAGCATGACCGAGGAGCCCGCGGACGCGGGGGTGACGCTGCGGCTGCGCTACCGGCCTCCGTACGACTGGGCCGCGATGCTCGCCTATCTCTCCGCGCGCGCCATCGAGGGCGTGGAGCGCGTGCATGGCGCGAGCTACCAGCGCACCGTGTCCCAGGACGGCGCCGTGGGCACGGTGGAGGTGTCGCACGAGCCGGGGCGCAACAACCTGGTGGTGCGCATCCGCTTCGCGCGGGTGCAGGCGCTGCCGGCCATCGTCGCGCGGGTGCGCCGCGTGTTCGACGTGGGCGCGGACATCGAGGCGATTGGCGAGCACCTGTCGAAGGACCCGTTCCTCGCGAGCCTCGTGGCGCAGAGGCCCGGCCTGCGGGCCCCGGGCGCCTGGGACGGGTTCGAGCTGGCGGTGCGCGCCATCCTCGGCCAGCAGGTGACGGTGACGGCGGCGCGCGGGCTCGCGGGGCGACTGGTGGCGCTGTGCGCCGAGGCGTCCGTGGAGGGCCTGCCCTCGGGGCTGACGCGGGTGTTCCCGTCACCGGAGAGCGTGGCCCGTGCGGACTTGAGCACGCTGGGCATGCCATCCGCGCGCAAGGCGACCCTCAAGGCCATGGCGGAGGCGGCGCTGGCGGACCCGCTGTTGTTCCAGCCGTTCGGCACCGTCGAGGAGGGCATCGCCCGGCTGCGCTCCATCCGCGGCGTGGGCGAGTGGACCGCGCAGTACATCGCCCTGCGCGCGCTGCGCGAGACGGACGCGTTCCCCGCGAGCGACGTGGCGCTCCTGAGGAGCGCGGCCACGCACGAAGGCGCGCGCCCCACGCCCGAGGCGCTGCTGCGGCGCGCGGAGCCCTGGCGGCCCTGGCGGGCCTACGCCGCGCAACACCTGTGGGCCGCGGACCCGGGACCGCGGCCTCGACTTCCGGAGGTGCGTCATGGCTGA
- a CDS encoding amylo-alpha-1,6-glucosidase: protein MRGLPEVRFGWPGGAPAAEVLGREWLVTNGLGGYASSTLAGVNSRRYHGLFIPNLPERGRTVMLSRLIETARVEGQVYRLEGEVRADGTLAGDTSLLRGFRLDGLIPEWDYVLGPTRLRRRLVLVHGENTLFIEWAHLSGPAVKLRLRPFPTFRIHEHDFPHGYCQPKVILQGERIEMCADKDAEPLRLRLYADGAVPFVALPEISPPLLYRTERARGMPHVETQASPGYFECTVKPGGRLALGATVRDWAALDRDPAISFDMEREREWRLLERAPAQARKDTAARLVLAADQFIVDPMRPRDDAWARAIGEDARSVIAGYPWFTDWGRDTMISLEGLTVSTGRLREAAAILRTFRHHIRDGLLPNLFPEGGAEGLYHTADATLWFFHAVDRYVTASRDEELLREFFPTLEDIVQKHLKGTRHHIRIDPDDGLLTQGEQGYQLTWMDAKVDGWVVTPRRGKAVELNALWFNAVKLMAEWAGQLGVDPSPYTQAAERAQASFNQRFWNPRAECLFDVVDAEGGGNDEAVRPNQIFALSLKYPVLARDKWAAVVRKVEEELLTPVGLRSLASDHADYKATYDGDLRARDAAYHQGTVWSWLIGHYVDAALRVQPDRAHLRDVMDGLEAHLRQAGVGQVSEIFDATPPFRPRGCIAQAWGVAEALRVFLRTA from the coding sequence ATGCGCGGACTGCCAGAGGTGAGGTTCGGATGGCCCGGGGGCGCCCCGGCGGCGGAGGTGCTCGGCCGGGAGTGGCTGGTGACGAATGGCCTGGGGGGATACGCCTCCAGCACCCTCGCGGGGGTGAACTCACGCCGCTACCACGGCCTCTTCATCCCCAACCTGCCCGAGCGGGGCCGCACCGTCATGCTGTCGCGGCTCATCGAGACGGCCCGGGTGGAGGGGCAGGTGTACCGGCTCGAAGGCGAGGTGCGCGCGGACGGGACGCTGGCGGGCGACACGTCGCTGTTGCGTGGCTTCCGTTTGGATGGCCTCATCCCCGAGTGGGACTACGTGTTGGGCCCCACGCGGCTTCGTCGCAGGCTGGTGCTGGTGCACGGCGAGAACACGCTCTTCATCGAGTGGGCCCACCTGTCCGGGCCCGCCGTGAAGCTGCGCCTGAGGCCCTTTCCCACCTTCCGCATCCACGAGCACGACTTCCCCCACGGCTACTGCCAGCCCAAGGTCATCCTCCAGGGGGAGCGCATCGAGATGTGCGCGGACAAGGACGCGGAGCCCTTGCGCTTGCGGCTGTACGCGGACGGCGCGGTGCCCTTCGTGGCGCTGCCGGAAATCTCGCCGCCGCTGCTGTACCGCACCGAGCGCGCGCGGGGGATGCCGCATGTGGAGACGCAGGCGAGCCCCGGCTACTTCGAGTGCACGGTGAAGCCCGGAGGCCGGCTGGCGCTGGGCGCCACGGTGCGGGACTGGGCGGCGTTGGACCGAGACCCGGCCATCAGCTTCGACATGGAGCGCGAGCGCGAGTGGCGCCTGTTGGAGCGGGCGCCGGCGCAGGCCCGGAAGGACACGGCGGCGCGGCTGGTGCTCGCGGCGGATCAGTTCATCGTGGACCCCATGCGTCCGCGCGACGACGCGTGGGCGCGGGCCATCGGCGAGGATGCGCGCAGCGTCATCGCGGGCTACCCGTGGTTCACGGACTGGGGCCGCGACACGATGATTTCGCTCGAGGGCCTGACGGTGTCCACGGGCCGCTTGCGCGAGGCGGCGGCGATTCTGCGCACGTTCCGCCACCACATCCGCGACGGCCTCCTGCCCAACCTCTTCCCGGAGGGCGGCGCCGAGGGCCTGTACCACACGGCCGACGCCACGCTCTGGTTCTTCCACGCGGTGGACCGCTACGTCACGGCGTCCCGGGACGAGGAGCTCCTGCGCGAGTTCTTCCCCACGCTGGAGGACATCGTCCAGAAGCACTTGAAGGGCACCCGCCACCACATCCGCATCGACCCGGATGACGGGCTGTTGACGCAGGGCGAGCAGGGCTACCAGCTCACCTGGATGGACGCGAAGGTGGATGGCTGGGTGGTGACGCCCCGGCGGGGCAAGGCGGTGGAGCTCAACGCGCTGTGGTTCAACGCCGTGAAGCTGATGGCGGAGTGGGCCGGGCAGCTGGGCGTGGACCCCTCGCCGTACACCCAGGCCGCCGAGCGCGCGCAGGCGTCGTTCAACCAGCGCTTCTGGAATCCGCGCGCCGAGTGCCTGTTCGACGTGGTGGACGCGGAGGGTGGAGGCAACGACGAGGCGGTGCGGCCGAATCAAATCTTCGCCCTGTCGCTCAAGTACCCGGTGCTCGCGCGCGACAAGTGGGCCGCGGTGGTGCGCAAGGTGGAGGAGGAGCTGCTCACGCCCGTGGGGCTGCGCTCCCTGGCGTCGGACCACGCCGACTACAAGGCCACCTACGATGGGGACCTGCGCGCGCGCGACGCGGCCTATCACCAGGGCACGGTGTGGAGCTGGCTCATCGGCCACTACGTGGACGCGGCGCTGAGGGTGCAGCCGGACCGTGCCCACCTGCGCGACGTCATGGACGGCCTGGAGGCGCACCTGCGACAGGCGGGCGTGGGGCAGGTGAGCGAAATCTTCGACGCCACGCCCCCCTTCCGTCCCAGGGGGTGCATCGCCCAGGCGTGGGGCGTGGCGGAGGCGCTGCGCGTCTTCCTGCGAACCGCCTGA